The Macaca fascicularis isolate 582-1 chromosome 11, T2T-MFA8v1.1 genome includes a region encoding these proteins:
- the LOC123567637 gene encoding uncharacterized protein → MHGGQGCAPMWGVVTQLPVRALGLGVRVWGLYLHLLSLGLRAFLLCFLVLLRELCMCVQEAGRAVLTVARSVALTAHVCSVYVFLQGAAWSAQLVGSWVTLHIWLCCALLETLRCVPLLPLCEQAARWLVWAGTQAGRGLAPVWGVAIFVQLCAHTVFLSMYLCMHMCFAAISSQVRVRVHAPFCVSLPLKAHAPLNLGIKVGLQGRKHGRAMGEAGTPQGEMLGKQEPQTSRSPKPTRRREVSRSELSPGG, encoded by the coding sequence ATGCATGGTGGGCAGGGGTGTGCACCCATGTGGGGAGTAGTGACCCAGCTGCCCGTAAGGGCCCTGGGCTTGGGGGTGCGTGTGTGGGGTCTCTACCTCCACCTGCTGTCCCTGGGGCTGCGGGCTTTCCTGCTTTGCTTCCTTGTGCTTCTCCGagagctgtgtatgtgtgtgcaggaAGCAGGCAGGGCTGTGCTCACGGTGGCTCGCTCTGTGGCCCTCACGGCCCATGTCTGTAGTGTCTACGTCTTCCTTCAGGGGGCTGCCTGGTCTGCCCAGCTGGTGGGGAGCTGGGTGACGCTGCACATATGGCTCTGCTGTGCCTTACTGGAGACCCTCAGATGCGTACCTTTACTCCCGCTGTGTGAGCAGGCGGCCAGGTGGCTGGTGTGGGCCGGCACGCAGGCTGGCAGAGGCCTGGCTCCGGTGTGGGGTGTGGCGATCTTTGTGCAGCTGTGTGCCCACACGGTCTTCCTGAGCATGTAcctgtgcatgcacatgtgcttTGCCGCCATCAGCTCTCAGGTCCGTGTGAGAGTGCACGCGCCGTTCTGTGTCTCACTGCCTTTGAAGGCCCATGCCCCTCTGAACCTGGGCATCAAAGTGGGGCTGCAGGGCCGGAAGCATGGCAGAGCCATGGGGGAGGCAGGTACGCCTCAAGGGGAGATGTTGGGGAAGCAGGAACCCCAGACGTCCAGGAGCCCCAAGCCCACCAGGAGAAGGGAGGTGTCACGGAGTGAGCTTAGCCCAGGTGGGTAA